GCAAGGATCCATGTGGAGAGGGCAAATGCAAGGTTaaaggatttcaaaattttaactttcatCCCATATTATTTAAGATGTTATGCTGATGTTATTTTTCAGTTACATGGTGCACTGGTTAACTTACAATTTCCACTTATCAAAGAGGGGTGCAAGGGAACAGACTTTGAGTCATCTAAGTACAAAAACGACGTTTGCCTGTTATCAGTTAACAAATATATTGGTCATTATGAAATAGAACTGAGTCAGTGAAATaggtttttttcaattatgtAAATATATAAAAAGACATAAACAAAGCCAGGATgccttttttttgcaagaaattTAATAGTTGAtcttatttcatatatatattttttgtaaaGTACTAAATAATAAGGATTAAAGGAACTTGCACTCTTAATACACAAATTGAAAATCTTAGGTAGAAAGCATTATGCACGtctgttaaagaaaaaattacaatgCACCTTCCACTATTTTTGGAAAGAtgtgtttgaaataaaattctttCAAGATTGGAATATTGGCATTCCAGGTTTCATCTTGCTCTATTTTGACAACAGCCACATCCTTAGAAGTCCAAACGACGAAATAGCAAAACTTTCTCTGTGTAAAAAACATTTCACCCTGCACATGGTCCCAGTAGATGTGGTTCTTCTTTAAAGTGTATCCATTGCCATCCTCTGCTTTTTGTAAGCAAAATGTTGATGACGTGGCAATGGCCTCCTCAATTGCTAGATTCCTTTCAGTGTAAGGGCACTTGGCTTCTAAGACGGCTTCATGGTCTACAATGCCATCAGGAGAGGCCCCAAGGATTCCAGAGACATCCAACCAAATGCCAGTTTCCTGGACGGTTTTTCCTGTCAACACAGTGAATGCTTTGAGTGCTTCCTGTTCATTGTTCGCTCCCCACTGCACAGCCTTAACTCCAGACAAATTGTACTCACCAAGCAGGCGCTTCAAGATAGACTGAGTGACCAGTTTGGCCTTCAAAACGCAACCAAAGCTGCTTGCCGTTAACCTGCCCCTTCTGGTTAAGTGCCAAGTTGGGTTGTTTCTCTGTCCAACTGTAATCTcacttatttttaaaatgtactCATTTTTAATCTTTGCCTGTCTTACTAAGCAATGAATTTGTTGCTGCGAtccttgtgttttcagaaattCCTCCGAGTAAATGATGGCCTCTATTGTTGGTACGGGAAGCTTGCATCTGACAGTAGCTTGTTCGGGGGTCATAAGCCAGCAAAGGCCCGTAAACCTCCCATACTCCTGTAGGTCCCTGTACAAGGCAGACCGATCAGATTGAGTAGGGTTTCTGGACAAACAGGAATACTGTTTTCTTGGAGGAAACATGTCTTCGACGGCTTGCCAAGATAGTGGTGTGGTTGCTTTGCGTTTCTTCCAGTTGCATTCAACATCTGTCCTGCTGAGGTTGTGGATGCCATGGATGAAAAGTGCAGCCGCGTGGCTGCACTTAAACTTCCCCCTTGGACACTCACACTCACTTGATCTTATGGCATTCTCACTATTTAAGTAAACCTAcgaaatcagaaaaaaaaggcgcTTGAGGACATGAAAAGCAACCTTTAAGGACTTCTAATGGTGACTCAAAACGAACGAACAATTGCACGCATTGAACAAACTAACACATCGATGTTTACCGAACAAACGTAACAACAAAGCGTATCAACAGCAAAGTTTGAGCGTCTAGTTATTCCACAACTCAGTTAATACGGAAAATAACTGCTATTACCGCTAAATTCTCATTGAGAAGCATTTCAAAGcagcaaaaaataacaaccaACATCAGCACTGAGTATTCTAGAACCCTTTCCACTCACCGTGACTTTGTAGACCTTGTTTCGCATGCTTGCGTGCACGTCTCCTTTTTGAAAGCGCAGACATCTTGTATGGCGACGGTAACAGTTTGAGCCTTTGTTTAGAACTGAATTTTTTAGCACCATGGAAATGTGACGTCACCGCTTTAGAATTCTATACAAAgtagaaacaaaggaaactgctCCATGAGGAGTTATCACATCTACACCTTTGAGGGTAGTATTGCTTTTGTAAGACGAATATAATTGAGATTGTAGTAAGAGTGAGCTAGAGGTTTGCACATAAATTTCTGTGCAGTCTATGATTACCCTCGTGGTTGTATAAAGGGTTCGAAAACATTCAGGCATATAACAATTGACATCCTCCCGTGAGGGACACATTGGTTGACAACGCAACATCAAATAAAGATAATTGCACCAAGTTGTTAACTCTCTA
The DNA window shown above is from Acropora palmata chromosome 7, jaAcrPala1.3, whole genome shotgun sequence and carries:
- the LOC141886391 gene encoding uncharacterized protein LOC141886391, encoding MVLKNSVLNKGSNCYRRHTRCLRFQKGDVHASMRNKVYKVTVYLNSENAIRSSECECPRGKFKCSHAAALFIHGIHNLSRTDVECNWKKRKATTPLSWQAVEDMFPPRKQYSCLSRNPTQSDRSALYRDLQEYGRFTGLCWLMTPEQATVRCKLPVPTIEAIIYSEEFLKTQGSQQQIHCLVRQAKIKNEYILKISEITVGQRNNPTWHLTRRGRLTASSFGCVLKAKLVTQSILKRLLGEYNLSGVKAVQWGANNEQEALKAFTVLTGKTVQETGIWLDVSGILGASPDGIVDHEAVLEAKCPYTERNLAIEEAIATSSTFCLQKAEDGNGYTLKKNHIYWDHVQGEMFFTQRKFCYFVVWTSKDVAVVKIEQDETWNANIPILKEFYFKHIFPKIVEGAL